A single Candidatus Hydrogenedentota bacterium DNA region contains:
- a CDS encoding uroporphyrinogen decarboxylase family protein: ETRGPIASWEDFEKYPWPEPAKAELWPYEYAAAHLPEGMGLLVCPTSGFLEIPLDTLLGYQNLCYLVYEQPDLVRAVFQRVGEIICAMYERLLGLPNLYGFFQGDDMGFKTGTLVSPSHLREYVLPWHKKLAALAHQHGLVYLLHSCGNLDAIAPDLVDDVGIDARHSFEDEGNSVIDFKRRYGNRVAVLGGVDVDKLARLPEPALRAHVRTIIDACMPGGRFALGSGNTVCNYVPLKNYFAMVEEALNYAGGA, from the coding sequence GAAACCCGCGGCCCGATTGCGTCCTGGGAGGATTTCGAGAAGTATCCCTGGCCCGAGCCAGCGAAGGCGGAGCTCTGGCCCTACGAGTACGCTGCGGCGCATCTTCCCGAAGGCATGGGCCTTCTGGTATGCCCTACAAGCGGATTCCTCGAAATCCCGCTCGACACGCTGTTGGGGTATCAGAACCTATGTTACCTCGTTTATGAACAGCCTGACCTGGTCCGGGCGGTGTTTCAACGGGTGGGAGAAATCATCTGCGCGATGTACGAACGTCTCCTGGGCTTGCCGAACCTCTACGGCTTCTTCCAGGGCGATGACATGGGTTTCAAGACGGGCACGCTGGTGTCGCCAAGCCATCTGAGAGAGTATGTGCTGCCATGGCATAAGAAGCTGGCCGCACTCGCGCATCAGCACGGGCTTGTTTACCTCCTGCACTCGTGCGGCAACCTGGATGCCATCGCGCCGGACCTCGTTGACGATGTCGGGATCGACGCGAGGCACTCTTTTGAAGACGAAGGCAACTCCGTTATCGATTTCAAGCGGCGTTATGGCAACCGCGTGGCCGTCCTGGGGGGCGTGGATGTGGACAAGCTGGCCCGGCTGCCGGAACCGGCGCTTCGGGCCCACGTGCGCACAATAATCGATGCCTGTATGCCGGGAGGCCGGTTTGCTCTCGGTTCGGGCAACACCGTGTGCAACTACGTGCCCCTGAAGAATTATTTTGCTATGGTCGAGGAGGCGCTGAATTACGCGGGCGGCGCATGA